One Thermoanaerobacter pseudethanolicus ATCC 33223 DNA window includes the following coding sequences:
- a CDS encoding HPr family phosphocarrier protein yields MKEIKVKLTTIESVKNFVEKTSKYPFDIDVTSGRYVIDAKSIMGLFSLNLENVLTVIPHTTDEESLKKLEEDLKEFIV; encoded by the coding sequence GTGAAAGAAATAAAAGTAAAATTAACTACAATTGAAAGTGTCAAAAATTTTGTAGAAAAAACTTCAAAATATCCTTTTGACATAGACGTGACTTCTGGTCGTTATGTAATAGACGCAAAATCAATAATGGGCCTTTTTAGCCTTAATTTAGAAAATGTCCTTACAGTAATACCTCACACAACTGATGAAGAAAGCTTGAAAAAATTAGAAGAAGATTTAAAAGAATTCATAGTATAA